A genome region from Magnetococcales bacterium includes the following:
- a CDS encoding DUF882 domain-containing protein, producing the protein MSDSHWPHFSRSELSCHCPCGQMEMDPDFMLRLEELRTAFGKPMRITSAYRCPSHNAQASSTGFTGPHTTGLAVDVAISGQDAHELLTLALHQGFNGVGISQRGPHNKRFIHIDAIDNGPGRPRPTVWSY; encoded by the coding sequence ATGTCCGACAGCCATTGGCCGCACTTCTCCCGATCCGAACTCTCCTGCCACTGCCCATGCGGCCAGATGGAGATGGATCCGGATTTCATGCTCAGGCTGGAGGAGTTGCGCACCGCCTTTGGCAAACCCATGCGGATCACCTCTGCCTACCGCTGCCCCAGCCACAACGCCCAAGCCTCCAGCACAGGTTTCACCGGCCCCCATACCACGGGTTTGGCGGTGGACGTGGCGATCTCTGGTCAGGACGCCCACGAACTGCTGACCCTGGCGCTGCATCAGGGATTCAACGGCGTTGGCATTTCCCAACGCGGCCCCCACAACAAACGCTTTATCCACATCGACGCCATTGACAACGGTCCCGGACGCCCCCGTCCGACTGTTTGGTCTTACTGA